One window of the Cryptomeria japonica chromosome 7, Sugi_1.0, whole genome shotgun sequence genome contains the following:
- the LOC131856339 gene encoding uncharacterized protein LOC131856339 — protein sequence MAGTGSASASSSSVANVRNENTPFKIDQDSPLWHYTTMIKPVSGGGGFVWQCNHCGTEYTSSYYRVKGHLCFIPGRGIKFCKGSDGKGLPKALVLGYIREQEEADRRSSKAKTDHPLVHQSSMSKRPSSSMGSTRPAGSHPFMQNPPVDAVENQNVVASRKRGPLDFAFKNELREIADSKIARCLYGNGLPFNLVRSPYFRDMVHTLCNTPSDYVCPGYEKVRTTLLAKEKASIELQLKVIKDTWQETGVTIVSDGWKDCKNRPLINVIAVCPKGAMFLKAVDCEGQVKDASFIANILIECIDMVGPQNVVQVVTDNAKNCRAAGTIVEATYGHIFWTPCAVHSLNLIMQKLGTQIDWVKKLYAEGEEIQMFVTNHHMSQAIFRTFSKLELLKVAETRFASHTLVLRRLLKVRDALSSMVINSLWSVWKQSHTERALKVRALILSEKWWDDVEYVLNFTEPIMSMIRYADTDRPCLGEIYDGMDCMVEKIKEVINRKENDPTETFFKVVQKIVVDRWNKMTTPLHLLAFALMPKFYSAEMLATPRRVPPYRDAEVASGYRAAFKKIYQDEETRNIVMREFGQFVSAKNHDVVALNARYGMDADEWWYVHGQGSIYLQPLAIKLNSQVASSSSAERNWSTYSFIHSVKRNRLGAKKAEDLVYVHSNLRLLSHKDPEYSEGVTRNWDLAPECADLDATVAQLCQVSIDEAVMEFERDIASGSGIPFDIGSIDAEFEPLDDRELGLDASDEDEYGI from the exons atggctggaactggaagtgcaagtgcaagctctagttcaGTTGCAAATGTCCGAAATGAAAATACcccctttaaaattgatcaagattcaccactttggcattatacaacaatgatcaagccagtgtctggtggtgggggttttgtttggcaatgcaaccattgtggcactgagtataccagctcatactatcgagtgaaaggccacctttgtttcatccctgggcgtggaataaaattttgtaagggatcagatggcaaggggctgccaaaagctctagttttgggatatattagagaacaagaggaagctgaTAGGAGAAGTAGCAAAGCAAAGACTGATCATCCTCTTGTCCATCAAAGCTCAATGTCTAAGAGGCCTTCTAGTAGCATGGGCTCCACAAGACCAGCTGGTTCACATCCTTTCATGCAAAACCCACCAGTTGATGCAGTAGAGAATCAGAATGTTGTGGCTTCacggaaaagaggcccattggattttgccttcaaaaatgaactgagagagattgcagattccaaaattgcacgttgcctttatggcaatgggcttcctttcaaccttgttagatcaccttactttcgggacatggtgcatactctttgcaatacaccttctgattatgtttgtccagggtatgaaaaggtgagaaccaccttattggcaaaggagaaagcatccATAGAGTTACAGTTGAAggtcatcaaagatacatggcaggaaacaggtgtgaccattgtttctgatggatggaaagattgtaaaaataggccattgatcaatgttatagcagtgtgtcctaaaggggcaatgtttttgaaagcagtggattgtgaggggcaagtgaaagatgcaagtttcattgccaatatcttgatagaatgcattgacatggtggggcctcaaaatgttgtccaagttgtaactgacaatgctaaaaattgtagggcagcagggactatagtggaggctacatatggtcacatcttttggacaccatgcgcagtacactcactcaatttaatcatgcaaaagcttggcacacaaattgattgggtgaaaaaacTATATGCGGAgggcgaggagattcaaatgtttgtgactaatcatcatatgtcacaagccattttcaggaccttctccaagttggagttgttgaag gttgctgaaacacgatttgcatctcacacgctcgtcttaagacgacttctgAAGGTGCGAGAcgccttgagttctatggtcatcaacagcttgtggagtgtatggaagcagtcccacacagaaagagctctaaaagtaagagcattgatccttagtgagaaatggtgggatgatgtggaatatgttttgaatttcactgagcccatcatgagcatgatcaggtatgctgatactgatcgcccatgtttgggcgagatttatgatggcatggattgcatggtggaaaaaataaaagaagtaataaatagaaaagaaaatgacccaacggaaacatttttcaaagttgtgcagaaaattgttgttgaccgttggaacaagatgaccacccccttacatctcttagcatttgctttgatgccaaaattttatagtgcagagatgcttgcaacaccaaggagggtgccaccatatagagatgcagaggttgcttctggctatagggctgcctttaaaaagatatatcaagatgaggagacaagaaatattgtcatgagggagtttggccaatttgtatctgcaaaaaatcatgatgttgtagctcttaatgctagatatgggatggatgctgatgagtggtggtatgtacatggtcaaggctccatttacttgcagcctcttgcaattaaacttaactcccaa gttgcaagttcttcttcagctgagcggaattggagtacatactccttcatccactcagtcaaacgtaatcgtttgggtgcaaagaaagctgaggatttggtctacgtacactccaaccttcgtttgttgtcacataaggaccctgaatatagtgagggtgtaacaaggaattgggatctagcccctgagtgtgctgatttagatgctacagttgcacaactttgccaagtctctatagacgaggcggttatggaatttgagagagacatagctagtgggagtggcattccatttgatattggttcaattgatgctgaatttgaaccacttgatgaccgtgagcttgggttggatgcttcagatgaagatgaatatggaatttaa